The Tamandua tetradactyla isolate mTamTet1 chromosome 6, mTamTet1.pri, whole genome shotgun sequence genome contains the following window.
ACTGATATGTAGCAGGAGTGGTTTAGTACAGATAActattattgagcatgcacagatagATTACTTGCAGATGTATTGCATGCATAGGAATGTACAGATGCCTGTTCTTTAAGACCATTTGCAGGGAGAGGATTTTTGCCTTATCAGGGAATTTATGGCCTCTCTGGTTTATGGCCTCAAACCCCTCAGTAAGAGGCTAGTGGGCTAAAGGAGGAATTCTGTGACTTCTTCCCTCCATCTGGTTGTGACACAACCAGGATGTAATTCTCTGTAAAGACCTGTCTGAGCTCTGTAAAGATGGTGTGGTAGATTGCAAAGAAAAATGGCCACAAATACCTCCCATCTCTGTACACATGGCCTTTTGCAATATAAGTTTGCCACTCTTCTCaccaatttttatttctaaccGAAATGACAGAGAAAGGACTTTGATCAAAGATCCAGCTGCAAAAACGGTTTGTCTGGTGAAGTGGCCCAGAAACCTACAGGAATGGAGTCAAGTTGGAACCTCAGGTGGTGGCTATTAACCTCCTACCTGCAGGCTTGTGAGGGAGATGGGCTTGACTCTCTTCTGATGATGTGGCAGACAGCATGGGAGGGACCAGGCTGGGTGAATCTGGAGTTAGAAACAAGGCCTGAGTGGACAAACCCAGAGATCTAACGGCTTGAAAGTCTCACAGGCAGATCATAAATCCAGGGAGTTCGCTACAGACAGCAGGCGGCAGCCCTGCCAGGTGGGGAGCATCTGGGAAAGCTGACGTGGACCCAGTAGCAGGTGTTCCAGCAGCAGGCAGGGCCAACCAAGGTGGGGCATCCAAGGCAGGTGACATTCAGAAATTCAGGCTAACTGTTAGCGGTGGGGacatctgtcagctggaaggccTGTGAGGGCAGCATGTGAACTAAACCATGTGAGATGGAGAAGCAGGAACATAGAGGTTAGAGTCAGAAGACTTGTGGCTGGCTGTGTGGCTTTATATGTCTTTTAATCTCTCAGTGCTTTGGTTTTTTCTTTGGTCATGTGGGAATAATTATGTCTGTCAGTTATAGTGAGGATGGGTCAAGGTCTTAGATGTGgagatgtttttaattttttttttttagttttaaaaattctaaaatactttAATAATTAATATTGACAGGAAGACTGATATACAGTGCAATTACTTATTTGCAAGGAGAGTCTGTACATCAGGGGAGCGTCTTGAAGTATAATGCAtcagacttttatttttaacattatgaTTGTCAATTGGTAATTCTAGGAAAAGGGAACAcaaattccattttattaaaaaacaaaacaaaacctgaaaaGAGCTGACCCCCAAGTATCTTGTCTCAAAAGAACATGAGTGAGATGGAAAATAAACTAGATTCCTTGGTGGCACACGAAGGCAGAAAATTAGCTTAGAAAATCAAATCCTGTTTCAAGGTTGGCATGTTAAGGGAAAGAAAGGCAGTCAAAGGTTTGAATAttaggtgggttttttttttttatcaattttattggttatacattatatattcaggTACCATgttatcatccaaagtgtacagtcagtggttcatagtatcatcatatagccatgcatttatcatcacaattgacttttttttcttttttgtgaaaaataacatgcatacaaaaaataaaaacatttcaaagcacactgcaacaattagttgtagaatggatttcagaatttggtatgagttataattccagaattttaggttttggtcaggatggcattgtcaatcccatggttccagggctaggttcatctctgggaatcatctcccatgctgccagggagatttttatccctggatgtcatatcccatgttgggggtgggggggagggtaatgaggtcacttgaagagttgggtttggagagagagaggccacatctgagcagcaataGAGGTCCTCTCAAAGTAACTCTTAGTGGAGGTGTTTTTTAGGCCATGAAGAGTTGCTATAATATCATCTTGGATATTGGGCTGGGCTTCACAGGGAGGACCCCTGTCCTGTGTTGAGGTTGGGGCAGAAGACTTGGCAAAGCAAGATGGAATTCTAGCCCTGAAAGAATGAGGGTTCAGGGAGGTGAATGAAATAGGGGCTCTGACAAGTAGAGACTCCAGCAGTGAAGAGCCCAGAGTATCAGTGAGTTTTTGATGCATAACAAGCCATATCACaatgtagtggcttaaaaccaTGATTTATTTCTCTTAGTTCCGTGGGTTGGTTGCATGGTTTTTCTTGTCTGGGACTGGGTGGGCTAGGATGGCCTCTCTCACATATCTGATGTCTCAGCTGGGATTACTGCAGCATCTGGGATGGCGGGGCCTTTCCACACGGTCTCTCATCCTCAAGGAGGGTGGTCCAGGCTCCTTCACATGGTGGCCTTAGCAGCAAGAGAGAGCCAGCCCCAAAGCACAAACACTTTCCAAGTCTCTGCTTGCATCACATTTGCTGATGTCCCCTTGGTCCAAGCAAGTCACACGCTCAAGCCCAGCTTGAAGAGTGGAGAGACTCTTCTTGATGGGAGGAATGGCAAAGTAACATTGCATAGGATTGTATGTACAAGGATGGTAGGATTTGcgttctatttctctttctttcctcccttcctccttccttccctccgtccctctcttcctcctttcttccttccctccctcttccttctctctccctccctccttcctctttttctctctttctgtcttgtttctctctctcttcttgtatctttctttctcttctcatttctttcttcccatttctctctcctctctctctctttccctctctccctcattccctccctcctttcctccttctctttctctctccctccctctctctcagaGGCCCCTAGCATATCCTAGGATCAGGAAAGTTGTTCTCTACCCATCAGTGGAGCAGAAGATGCTAAAGCCAAAATGAGCAACCCCTCTAACCTCACATCAGGACACCTGGGCTAGAACTGGCTCCTGTTAACCTGAAGGATCCCCAGCTGTGGTCCTCAAGTTGAGATCCTTGCATGCCTGATTGCCTTTGTTCATTCTTGAAATAGTTCCTTGGGGCCCAGGATTTCCGGCATTGCTCTAGGCAAAGGGATAACATGGAGCTGGGGAAGCCTCTGTCCCTCTCCCAGGGGTGCTGTGGGCTGAGCTAAATGACCAAGATTCATGTCCAGGCTTGTTGCAAGAGCAGTCTCCAAGTGTTCTGCTCTTCAGTATTGTTTCCCACTAGTAGCACTGCCCGGCTGTGGGAGACAGGGTGAAACCCTTCCTGGTAGAGGGGGGTTTAAGTGAGTGGGGCCCATGCGGCCTCCCCATGTAGGATGCTGTTCCCCAGGCCTGTTGgggaaaagaagacagaaagcaGCTAGCTTTTATTGAGTACTtgctgtgtaccaggcactgtacACATCTTTCCGAATCCTCACAGTATCCCTATTGAGGGTGTTAttaaatcttcccatctcatgaacttcaaacattttattatgaaaaatttcagaatGTATTCTGAATGCCCATCATCTATAACCCCACTTCAACATTTAACACATAAACAAACTGTTTCATCTATACCCCTATCTACATCCCTctcctttgaattattttaaagcaaatttcatACCTCATTTAATTAACTAAACATTTCAGTGTGTATTGTTACAAGATAaacgtttttcttttttaaataatcacaCTACTTGGACAAAGGCggtggattcttctgcctgatgCAGTctaatgaccaattcctgagataccaggaTTCCAAAGAGAGACAgggtttattgctaggtgtgaagcaggagatcagttGGTCTGTTGACCCCAAAGTCTGTAGCCTCgaactgtagtaattctgatagttttatggcattaaaaaatgggcaagttttaggataatgagcacaatggccacAGATGATGTAATCAGAGGTGATTTAATTACATGTGCATGTCAGGTGGCACATTTTGTTTCCATCTAGTTTTGGTTATTATGATAACTTGGGGTGATTCGTTCTGggttgacccaagacccttcattaataaacagtagaggctgtctttagtgatcctAAGCTAAAGTCGAAAATCTGGATAAATGGATACAAATGAGGGTCAGTTGcgaggtttttacagtcacaagggTACAAGACAAAGGTTATGCAACCATCAAAGATCAGGGCAACTAGATTATagtggataaaatgggtacaaatgagggtTAATCACAAGGgtacaagataaaggttatataatcattattagagatcaaagcagctggattactgttcaaagatttcaggtatttccctatgTCTACTGTAATATACCaggaagtaaaaaggaatatttatataatgattcagtaagcataatcattccttaaatcctaacttctcggttATACTACCATTATCAGAACTAAAACATTAAAGAATGATTTCCTTATGgatttttaataaatggtattGGGATATCTGGTTAGCCatttagaatgaaataaaagtgGAATAGATCCATACCTCACACTAATACATCAGATTCCAAGTGGGTCTGATCTAGATGTTAAAAAATAGAGAAGCAAAACATATGCTTATGGGAAGAAAACCTGTATCTGTGTGGTgaaagcccttttttttttaaggccacTTCTTAAAATTCAGAtgtcattaaaaaggaaaaagataaataaattcaacCACATGTTTTAAACTTTTGCATGGTAGGAAATATCATAGCATagataaaagacaaatgaaagatgaactgggagaaaatatcagTAGAGATATCACAGATAAAGGGCTAATCTTCCTAATGTATAAAGAGGTTTTAAAAACTGGGATAAAGGAAAGACCAAAACCTGATAGAAAacttggcaaaagacttgaacagctAATTCACAGGAAAAGATGTACAGATGACCCTTAAGCAAATAGGAGAGACTCAGTTTCACTCATAgtatgcaaaatgaaaattttacatcACTGAGAGATCTTTTCTCATTCATGTGCTTGGCTTGATATTTGTGGACTTGCCCACACAACCAGCTGGGGAGGCTTCCAGCAGTCTTTCTCTCCTGCAGTGCTGGGGGAGGGCAAAAGGGCACACGTCCCTTGGAAGGGAGTTTGTCAGTGTCCAACAAAACTACATATACATTACATAACCCAGGCATACTTGAAGGCATTTATATGGAAGATCTCCACAAACAGAGAACAGCTTATGCCAGGGTCATTCATTGTGCCGTCATTTGCAATAGTAAAATACTGGAAACCACCTACATACCTGGTTGAATAAATTAACGATATTTCAGTCACTCTGAAATTGGAGTCAAatgcaataattaaaaaataaataaaggaaggaagctCTCCATGAAGTGGCATGGAGTGATTTCCAGGCCATACTTTGAAGTAAGAAACACACATACTagaccaaaccaaacaaacaaacaaaagctcaaGGTATCAAAGAGTATCTAGTGAAGATAATGGATTCTAATAAgctgagtgaaaaaagaaaacctatgtGATAGTAAGAGAGTAAGAGGGAGAAGGGGAGTGGGGGAGAAAGAGAAGCCCCCTGAGTGGTGGGATGCCGACCGATAAATGTGGTTGGAATGATAGAGTTAGATAGTCGTGACTTTGCAACCCCCAGTGTAGTAACAGTTTATGTAACGGTCATACATGGATGCTAAATCCTTTGGTGAAAGATTGTTGGGGAACAGGATGGTCACACAATCTCAAAGTACCATCCTACAGATCTGTGTCTTTCGTGATACAGTGGCAAAGACACAAGATCAcccaggtagaattcttgccaaaTGATTAAGCTGAGTCTAGTCACGAGGAAACTATAATATAAGCCCAAGTTGTGTGACAGCCTATAAACTACTGGTCTGGGCTCTTTAAAAATGTCCTGAAAAACCAAAAATTGCTGGAGTCTGTTCTAGACTAAAGGAGATTAAAAAGCTGTGACAACCAAATGCAACACATGGTTGTTAATTGGATCCGGGattgggggggaaaaaaaacaacaacccaaaactataaaggacatttatttatttatcttttttattatgatcattccgttctacatatataatcaatatttcactatatcatcacatagttgcatattcatcctcatgatcatttcttagaacatttgcatcaattcagaaaaagaaataaaaagacaaaagaaaaaaattcatacataccataccccttacccctccctttcattgatcactagcatttcaatctaaatttattttaacatttgttccccctattatttatttttatgccatatgctttactcgtctgttgataaggtagataaaaggagcatcagacacaaggttttcacaatctcacagtcacattgtgaaagctgtatcattgcacaatcaccttcaagaaacatggctcctggaacacagctctacattttcaggcagttccctccagcctctctattatatCTTAACTAacaaaggtgatatctatttaatgcgtaagaataacctccaggataacctctcgactctgtttggaatctctcagccattataAAGGACATTCTGAGGACAAGAGGGAACATTTGAACATGGATGGTCTATTCTATAACATTATATAAATtgatcaatgctaaatttcttgtcTATGAACTTGTCTGTAACTATGTCAaatgatgtggagaaaaagagTATTCATCTCTATCTCTGAAACAGGACTCCTTTCTTCCCGCCCAGCTAAGATGGCGCCCCACCACACTGGTTGCTTTCCAAGACTTCCATTTCCCTTGTTGTGCGAGCCCAGAGTCAGTAGAGCAAGAGTAGGTGTGGGGCCCTCTCCTGGTGCCAAGCATTGGTTTTTGTGTCCTGTCCCTCACCAGAGAGGCATCCCAGAGCACCAGGCCAAGGGCCTGGAAACCCAAGTTCAAGTCCCATGACCTTGTAAAGTTGCTTCACCTCCCTGGCTTCCTTATTCTGAGCTGCAAGGTCTCTATGGCCTCATCCAACCATGATGTCTGTTAGAAGAAGCTGTCCTTGAACTCAGATGCTTATAGGGTCCTTTTAAGCTTATAGGGTCCCTAAACTGCCCTTTAATCATTGTTTtggggaaagaaggagagagccAGGTATGCATGGCGTGGGTATGCTTGTGTGTGAATGATGACCTGAAGTGGGACACCAGTGGGCAATGCTGTGGGAGGGGGGGTCTGCAGGCAGGATTCTGGGCCGGGGACTGTGAAGGGGCCAGGGGATGGTGAGATGCCTGGGAGCTGGTGGGGGCTGCTGTTTGGGATCTCATGGCCCCTGGGGGGGGGGCAGTAGGCCTTACCTGTTCCGCCTCCACCCCAGGCCCACGAGCGGCTGGAGGAGACGAAGCTAGAAGCGGTGCGGGACAACAACCTGGAGCTGGTACAGGAGATCCTGCGGGACCTGGCGCAGCTGGCTGAACAGAGCAGCACGGCTGCCGAGCTGGCCCACATCCTTCAGGAACCCCACTTCCAGGTGTGGGGAGCCAGGCTGGGGTGGAGATCAGGTGACAGCTGGGGCAGGCCACTGGAGCTGGCGGGAAGTTGGAGCTGGGATGGGAAGGGACCACCGGGCACTGCCCCATCACTCCCCCTCTTCCTGTGCCCACCCCAGTCCCTCCTGGAGACTCATGACTCTGTGGCTTCAAAGACCTATGAGACACCACCCCCCAGTCCTGGCCTGGACCCCACGTTCAGCAACCAGCCCGTGCCCCCTGATGCTGTACGCATGGTGGGCATCCGCAAGACGGCTGGAGAACATCTGGTGAGGGGGATGGGCAGGGCCTGGTGCGGGTAGGGGGTAACCAATGAGGACTGATCCATCCTGAGAGGGTTGAAGACTACGGGACAGCTCTGCCCGGGGAAGGGTGTATACTGACTCAGGAGACCAAAGACACCGCATGGGAGGTGCACAGGGACAGGTGTTAGGGCCCTTCATTCCTTCCACTTGCCCCTTTAGTGCCTCCTATATGTGAAGAATTTTGGGCAGGAGGATGGAGACCTGGGGAAGGGCTGGAATAGGGAGGTATTAAACCCAGTGGAAGATTCTGACTTGGAGCAGCTAGGGGAGAGGGAAGGACTCAGGCTCCTGGAAAAGCTGCAGACTTGGTCTCCTCATCCTTGTCCCACCACCCCACCCAGGGTGTGACATTCCGCGTGGAGGGCGGTGAGCTGGTGATCGCACGCATCCTGCACGGGGGCATGGTAGCCCAGCAAGGCCTGCTGCATGTGGGTGACATCATCAAGGAGGTGAACGGGCAGCCCGTGGGCAGCGACCCCCGCGCCCTGCAGGAGCTCCTGCGCAGTGCCAGTGGCAGCGTCATCCTCAAGATCCTGCCCAGCTACCAGGAGCCCCATCTGCCCCGCCAGGTGGGACTCTGCCCAGCCCCTCATCCAGCCAAGTACAAGGGCTGGCTGAACTACTCAGCTGCCAGGGCCACATCCATGGTGGTGGGCACCCACCTCTCCAGCTGCTATGCCCGAGGCAAGACAGGGAGCCTGGGGTGGCCACTACAGGTCTCTGCATGGTGCACGTGTGTGCACTCGCATTTGCTGTGTGCTATTCTTGGGAATGCTTGGGTGTGTGCAAGGAACATGTATGCATCCATGGCCTGGGGTACCTGAGTGTACAAGTGAGTGCCTGCATTGTGCAACATATGTGTGTGAACAGCATGTGTACAGGTGTCCTGGATGGCTGCCTCCTGGAGGGTGAGTTGCAAAGGTCAGGCTGCTGTACTCACCTCTCCTGTGGGCTCCCTACAGGCTGCTGCCAGCTCTCCCcaaggggggtggggagtggaccTAGGGATCAGACCCTTATCTGGTTCCCAGGCCTCACTGGGTGGGGCCAGGGATCCCAGTCGTTTTATGAGTCCCTTTGTTCTAGGTGGGAAGGGAGGCTGGTACCAGGGAGGTGGCTGGGCAGGCCTGGAGGCATTACCCCTCCCGAGAGGCTTTGCTTGAGCCTATTGCATCTCTGATTAGGGGGGCAGAGGGTGGGATGTGtgacccccaccctaccccctgcCCAGGCAGGAAGGGCATCATCCCCGCCAGTCTTCCCCTGCCCCTTTCCTTACTCTTCGCTGATCCCTGGATTCAGGTGTTTGTGAAATGCCACTTTGACTATGACCCGGCCCGAGATAGCCTCATCCCCTGCAAGGAGGCGGGCCTGCGCTTCAGCGCCGGGGACCTGCTGCAGATCGTAAACCAGGACGACGCCAACTGGTGGCAGGTGATGGCCCCTACTCTCCGCGGTCCCTCCATGTGTGGTGGTGGAGGGGAGCTGAGGGCAGACAGAGAGGTCCTCTAGGCTCAGGCAGATCTTTGTCCGGTGTCCATTCCAGGCATGCCACGTGGAAGGGGGCAGCGCTGGGCTCATCCCCAGCCAGCTGCTGGAGGAGAAGCGGAAAGCCTTTGTCAAGCGGGACCTGGAGCTGACCCCGACCTCAGGTATGGGGTGCCACCTGTCCCTGCCAGACACTCCAAGTCTGGGATGTGGGGCCTGCCAGGCCTCACCTGCTCATTTCCCTATGGCCAGGGACTCTATGTGGCAGcctttcaggaaagaaaaagaaacgaaTGATGTATCTGACCACCAAGAATGCAGGTGTGTGTTAGCCCCACCCCCTAGCCCCATTCTCCTCTGAGGTGGCATGGCGTAACCTCCCCCAGGTGGCATGGCCCCTCCCAGGGCACGGTGAATGTGCTCTCCTCTCTGGAATGCTGCCTGCCTTGTCCCCAGGCCCCTCCTAGTGCCCCCTGCCTCCCCTTTCTGCTGCCCTGGACCCAGCCTTCTTACCCCTGATCTTTCTGAGAGCCACCCCCCGCCCCGCCCTGTGGCGGCTGAGCAGTGCCTCCTCCTGTGTCTAGAGTTTGACCGCCATGAGCTGCTCATTTATGAGGAGGTGGCCTGCATGCCCCCGTTCCGGCGGAAAACGCTGGTGCTGATTGGGGCCCAGGGCGTGGGCCGGCGCAGCCTGAAGAACAAGCTCATCATGTGGGACCCGGATCGCTATGGCACCACAGTGCCCTGTGAGTGGGGGGGCTGGACCCCTGAGGCAGGGCTGGGCCCCTGGTGGGCGTCGGGGGCACCATAGGGCGCTCAGGGCCTCCCAGGGTTCTGAAGGCTGGACGGGGGGAGCAGGAGGCCGTAGCTGTGGGTGGAGGGAGCATGAGCACAGAGCAGGGGTTCTGAGCCTAGCTGGGCTCCCATTCTGGCTCCACCATGAATTAGCTGTGTGCCCATAAGCAAGTTATTTAGCTGttttgtgccttagtttcctcatctgcaaaacacTGCTGACTTCCATGGTgggtaaggattaaataaattaatagacaTAAAGTCTTATAGAAGAGTGACTAATAGACAGGGAGTGCCCACTCGTACCTATGCTTACTATTGCTGCCTGAAAACAGGAGAGAATAGCACAGACAGAAGGGTGTAGCATTCact
Protein-coding sequences here:
- the MPP2 gene encoding MAGUK p55 subfamily member 2 isoform X1, whose product is MAGSPGSGASLEGISLVSSEEAELRREAMQQVLDNLGSLPNTTGAAELDLIFLRGIMESPIVRSLAKAHERLEETKLEAVRDNNLELVQEILRDLAQLAEQSSTAAELAHILQEPHFQSLLETHDSVASKTYETPPPSPGLDPTFSNQPVPPDAVRMVGIRKTAGEHLGVTFRVEGGELVIARILHGGMVAQQGLLHVGDIIKEVNGQPVGSDPRALQELLRSASGSVILKILPSYQEPHLPRQVFVKCHFDYDPARDSLIPCKEAGLRFSAGDLLQIVNQDDANWWQACHVEGGSAGLIPSQLLEEKRKAFVKRDLELTPTSGTLCGSLSGKKKKRMMYLTTKNAEFDRHELLIYEEVACMPPFRRKTLVLIGAQGVGRRSLKNKLIMWDPDRYGTTVPYTSRRPKDSEREGQGYSFVSRAEMEADIRAGRYLEHGEYEGNLYGTRIDSIRGVVAASKVCVLDVNPQAVKVLRTAEFVPYVVFIEAPDFETLRAMNRAALESGVSTKQLTEADLRRTVEESSRIQRGYGHYFDLSLVNSNLERTFRELQAAMEKLRTEPQWVPVSWVY
- the MPP2 gene encoding MAGUK p55 subfamily member 2 isoform X4, whose product is MQQVLDNLGSLPNTTGAAELDLIFLRGIMESPIVRSLAKAHERLEETKLEAVRDNNLELVQEILRDLAQLAEQSSTAAELAHILQEPHFQSLLETHDSVASKTYETPPPSPGLDPTFSNQPVPPDAVRMVGIRKTAGEHLGVTFRVEGGELVIARILHGGMVAQQGLLHVGDIIKEVNGQPVGSDPRALQELLRSASGSVILKILPSYQEPHLPRQVFVKCHFDYDPARDSLIPCKEAGLRFSAGDLLQIVNQDDANWWQACHVEGGSAGLIPSQLLEEKRKAFVKRDLELTPTSGTLCGSLSGKKKKRMMYLTTKNAEFDRHELLIYEEVACMPPFRRKTLVLIGAQGVGRRSLKNKLIMWDPDRYGTTVPYTSRRPKDSEREGQGYSFVSRAEMEADIRAGRYLEHGEYEGNLYGTRIDSIRGVVAASKVCVLDVNPQAVKVLRTAEFVPYVVFIEAPDFETLRAMNRAALESGVSTKQLTEADLRRTVEESSRIQRGYGHYFDLSLVNSNLERTFRELQAAMEKLRTEPQWVPVSWVY
- the MPP2 gene encoding MAGUK p55 subfamily member 2 isoform X6, translated to MAGSPGSGASLEGISLVSSEEAELRREAMQQVLDNLGSLPNTTGAAELDLIFLRGIMESPIVRSLAKAHERLEETKLEAVRDNNLELVQEILRDLAQLAEQSSTAAELAHILQEPHFQSLLETHDSVASKTYETPPPSPGLDPTFSNQPVPPDAVRMVGIRKTAGEHLGVTFRVEGGELVIARILHGGMVAQQGLLHVGDIIKEVNGQPVGSDPRALQELLRSASGSVILKILPSYQEPHLPRQVFVKCHFDYDPARDSLIPCKEAGLRFSAGDLLQIVNQDDANWWQACHVEGGSAGLIPSQLLEEKRKAFVKRDLELTPTSGTLCGSLSGKKKKRMMYLTTKNAEFDRHELLIYEEVACMPPFRRKTLVLIGAQGVGRRSLKNKLIMWDPDRYGTTVPYTSRRPKDSEREGQGYSFVSRAEMEADIRAGRYLEHGEYEGNLYGTRIDSIRGVVAASKVCVLDVNPQAVKVLRTAEFVPYVVFIEAPDFETLRAMNRAALESGVSTKQLTMGL
- the MPP2 gene encoding MAGUK p55 subfamily member 2 isoform X2, which gives rise to MPVAATNSESAMQQVLDNLGSLPNTTGAAELDLIFLRGIMESPIVRSLAKAHERLEETKLEAVRDNNLELVQEILRDLAQLAEQSSTAAELAHILQEPHFQSLLETHDSVASKTYETPPPSPGLDPTFSNQPVPPDAVRMVGIRKTAGEHLGVTFRVEGGELVIARILHGGMVAQQGLLHVGDIIKEVNGQPVGSDPRALQELLRSASGSVILKILPSYQEPHLPRQVFVKCHFDYDPARDSLIPCKEAGLRFSAGDLLQIVNQDDANWWQACHVEGGSAGLIPSQLLEEKRKAFVKRDLELTPTSGTLCGSLSGKKKKRMMYLTTKNAEFDRHELLIYEEVACMPPFRRKTLVLIGAQGVGRRSLKNKLIMWDPDRYGTTVPYTSRRPKDSEREGQGYSFVSRAEMEADIRAGRYLEHGEYEGNLYGTRIDSIRGVVAASKVCVLDVNPQAVKVLRTAEFVPYVVFIEAPDFETLRAMNRAALESGVSTKQLTEADLRRTVEESSRIQRGYGHYFDLSLVNSNLERTFRELQAAMEKLRTEPQWVPVSWVY
- the MPP2 gene encoding MAGUK p55 subfamily member 2 isoform X3; this translates as MAGSPGSGASLEGISLVSSEEAELRREAMQQVLDNLGSLPNTTGAAELDLIFLRGIMESPIVRSLAKAHERLEETKLEAVRDNNLELVQEILRDLAQLAEQSSTAAELAHILQEPHFQSLLETHDSVASKTYETPPPSPGLDPTFSNQPVPPDAVRMVGIRKTAGEHLGVTFRVEGGELVIARILHGGMVAQQGLLHVGDIIKEVNGQPVGSDPRALQELLRSASGSVILKILPSYQEPHLPRQVFVKCHFDYDPARDSLIPCKEAGLRFSAGDLLQIVNQDDANWWQACHVEGGSAGLIPSQLLEEKRKAFVKRDLELTPTSGTLCGSLSGKKKKRMMYLTTKNAEFDRHELLIYEEVACMPPFRRKTLVLIGAQGVGRRSLKNKLIMWDPDRYGTTVPYTSRRPKDSEREGQGYSFVSRAEMEADIRAGRYLEHGEYEGNLYGTRIDSIRGVVAASKVCVLDVNPQAVKVLRTAEFVPYVVFIEAPDFETLRAMNRAALESGVSTKQLTDHRKLQRTTGRSVGLKWGGGPEADSGGEQPHPEGLRALL
- the MPP2 gene encoding MAGUK p55 subfamily member 2 isoform X5, whose translation is MAGSPGSGASLEGISLVSSEEAELRREAMQQVLDNLGSLPNTTGAAELDLIFLRGIMESPIVRSLAKAHERLEETKLEAVRDNNLELVQEILRDLAQLAEQSSTAAELAHILQEPHFQSLLETHDSVASKTYETPPPSPGLDPTFSNQPVPPDAVRMVGIRKTAGEHLGVTFRVEGGELVIARILHGGMVAQQGLLHVGDIIKEVNGQPVGSDPRALQELLRSASGSVILKILPSYQEPHLPRQVFVKCHFDYDPARDSLIPCKEAGLRFSAGDLLQIVNQDDANWWQACHVEGGSAGLIPSQLLEEKRKAFVKRDLELTPTSGTLCGSLSGKKKKRMMYLTTKNAEFDRHELLIYEEVACMPPFRRKTLVLIGAQGVGRRSLKNKLIMWDPDRYGTTVPYTSRRPKDSEREGQGYSFVSRAEMEADIRAGRYLEHGEYEGNLYGTRIDSIRGVVAASKVCVLDVNPQAVKVLRTAEFVPYVVFIEAPDFETLRAMNRAALESGVSTKQLTDHRKLQRTTGRSVGLKWGL